In a single window of the Thamnophis elegans isolate rThaEle1 chromosome 8, rThaEle1.pri, whole genome shotgun sequence genome:
- the SDR16C5 gene encoding LOW QUALITY PROTEIN: epidermal retinol dehydrogenase 2 (The sequence of the model RefSeq protein was modified relative to this genomic sequence to represent the inferred CDS: inserted 2 bases in 2 codons), whose product MNFFLETLKTIFLCIYYLMDFFLSFIYARKKNVAGEIVLITGAGSGMGRLMALKFAQLGATLVLWDINLEGIKETARLARKIGAVRVHDYICDCSKRQDVYQVAGQVKKEVGDVSILINNAGIITGRMFLDTPDMLLEKSIQVNTMAHFWTVKAFVPAMVASNHGHVVTISSAAGFYGVNKMADYCTSKFAVLGFAESLALEMLAMKKNGVKSTIVCPYLVNTGMFEGCETKWSNLLPIIDPEYAVERIVSGILXNERYIFIPRRLQLFNMIKSTVPAKALDILYDYFGILKVMNRFXGRTKKMDDHKYQTKSIKPPGSLD is encoded by the exons ATGAATTTCTTCCTGGAAACACTGAAAACTATTTTTCTGTGTATATATTatctgatggatttttttttatcgtTTATCTATGCACGGAAGAAAAATGTTGCTGGTGAAATAGTGCTTATAACTGGAGCTGGAAGTGGAATGGGAAGGCTGATGGCTTTAAAATTTGCTCAACTTGGAGCTACTTTAGTTCTTTGGGATATTAATCTGGAAGGAATCAAAGAAACAGCTAGATTAGCCCGTAAAATTGGGGCTGTGAGAGTACATGACTACATTTGTGATTGCAGCAAAAGGCAAGATGTCTATCAAGTGGCAGGCCag GTGAAAAAGGAAGTTGGCGATGTTAGTATCCTGATTAATAATGCTGGCATCATAACAGGAAGGATGTTTTTGGACACCCCGGATATGCTTCTAGAGAAGAGTATTCAAGTGAACACAATGGCACACTTCTGG ACTGTCAAAGCATTTGTTCCAGCCATGGTAGCTTCTAATCATGGACATGTGGTGACTATTTCAAGTGCAGCTGGTTTTTATGGTGTCAACAAAATGGCAG ATTACTGTACAAGTAAATTTGCAGTTCTGGGTTTTGCTGAATCTCTAGCTTTAGAGATGTTGGCAATGAAAAAGAATGGTGTTAAATCTACAATTGTCTGTCCATATCTAGTGAATACTGGAATGTTTGAAGGCTGTGAAACAAA GTGGTCTAACTTGCTGCCCATTATAGATCCAGAATATGCTGTTGAAAGAATTGTGTCTGGGATAC CGAATGAACGATATATCTTTATACCACGAAGGCTACAGTTGTTTAACATGATAAAA agcaCTGTTCCTGCAAAAGCACTTGATATCCTTTATgactattttggaattttaaaagtTATGAATAGAT AAGGTCGGACAAAGAAGATGGATGATCACAAATATCAGACAAAATCAATAAAACCTCCAGGTTCCCTTGACTAA